The Montipora foliosa isolate CH-2021 chromosome 1, ASM3666993v2, whole genome shotgun sequence DNA segment ATCATTTAATACTTACACCTACAATTTCCACCTGGATGGTTCGTGCAAATGGTAAGCATCCGAGGAAACACAAGTGTTTAAAGCAATGAGCAATGCATGTACTATCTAATAACAAATATATCCAAATTTGATAACATTTTCTGCATTATTTGTTATAGTTTTCTCGATAGTTGGTTTTTAAATACGAATCCTAATACAACAGAGCTTGCCCTATGGCTCCCTAATCACCATTGCCAAATTTAAAAACCAGATGATAAGCAAGTTATAATGTTGAGTTATTCTGGTTGGGGTGGATGGCTCTTACTCTATCAATGCACCCACCGTGTATTGGCCGTGTGTTTTGGGGATACAATATATAGTGCTTTTTGCAATGGTAAGCGAGCTGAATTGTTGTTCTAAGGATAAAGATGATTGTTGAGTGAAAAGCGTTAAATGTAAACATTGTaataaaacacttttttaatatatataCCCGTTTTTTCCCCTAGCAGCATGCGCTCGCATTGGTAACtttgaggtcacatgacatctaacaataaaactgtttgccGTTGTGCGTTTTTCTTTGTGCTATATAGCAAATCAcataatgactggtccctcggaaaacagttcattttgtttctctcgaatctcaatgtttcccttggCTGGCCTTGGGGaaaaactgtttcccgaggaaccagtcattaagtgtttaataaATGCATTGGATGAACAGGCTTAAGCTGTTCTGCTTTAAAATACAATCACCCTCTGGGAATGGGAAGTGATAAAGGAAAGGATACAGTTCAAATACaaacaaaatgttattttttatgACTGTTAATCACTAGATATACAAATTTGAAGGACAGCACCGGTAAAACTACTTACTTGGTCGAAACTACTGGACTGCACGATAACTTCTTTGACAAAGTAACAGAAAAAGACTAGCAACAATTTGGAGTCTCAGTTGCGATGGAATTTGTTTGCAACCTATTTGTTCTGAGAAACGTAATTTGATATCTGTGTCTGTTGTCATACTTGACAGAAAACTTTAAATAAATGTAACTGGATATGTTCCAAAACTAATGGAAACATGAATAACTGAGTTTTTAAACATTGTCAAATACTTGAAAGGTCATTATTAAACGAAAATGCATAAACAGAGCAGGTGACTCTGGTGCTGAGGTGCCATATGAATATCAATTTTCATGCAATTGGCTCAAACCAAAATCAATGAAAGAAGAATTCAATCTCCAGTGTGGTTCAGACGTTTGACCTCAAATTAGAAACATTCAGTTCTGGCATTTTCGTGATCATGACAGTATCACTTTGCAAAAAAGCATGAGGCCCCAGCTAAATTGATTTATGAGAAATTTCCAATTAATTGTTACAGTAAATGATGATTGTCAATCAATGTTTGTGATTATAATAAGTACCAGCCTAAAAAGTGTAGCGAATCGAAATGttggataataattataataacattATCATCATGTTTCATAATACCAATAAAAATCATACTAAATTGGTAATGGTGATTCTCTTGTAAGTTGATACTAAAGTGTGTGAGCAGACATTTTCTTGGCTATCACAGTATGGCAAAATCACACGTCACATGAACCAGAACAGgtttattttttacattgtaaaccTATGTGAATTAAGGAATCGCAGAGTAGAAAGGACTCAAAATACCAGTGCATAATACTactgcaataataattattaattagtaTCACCGAACTactggactaatgcaaatcctgcattttcattggctacgctactagaggactattattaatagtctttGAATAGCGAAAAGGTGACGCTTTagttcgttttattcccaagtaaatatttctttaacttgcatttgctaatttattattgccttttctgtctgactagttgggtgataataaaacaattagacccttcgccctcaagggccactggGTCAATAGCCCAGTCGGCTTCGCCTCAATTAAAGGCTATTAGCCCATAGCCTGCAAGGATtttgggtctaattgttaattaatgtaACCACAAACGATCAAGCAAACCGATGCAGTTATAGCTGGAGTAATTTACTGACCAAAACAAAGccgtaaaactaaagaaataaaggaaaacaATGCAAACAGAAAAGACTAATTAGGGTGACGATCGGTGTCGTAAATAAACTCGAATATAAAGCAAATGCGAATCACATAAATGcagcaaaaactgaaaacaaatggAATCTAACCTTGTCCAGCCTTGGGATGGAATAGATTCTAGAAAAAATACGCTAAACGAGCGCCCGAAACGATCTAAATTTCTTAGTACTGCGAATCTCTCGTCGACCACGCTACGGCAAAACTACATGGTCGCGTGACCTAAAAGGGCGCTAAAACAAAGGGGGAGGCCTGAACAGGCTACAGTTACATGGCTCCCCACAGTGGGAATCCACTGTCCTtaattaaaagaagaaaatgttCCTATAGCAATAGGAGAAAAACTATAAACTGGGTTCTCTGAAACAGTTCCAACATGAAGGTCAGCGTGGTACTTGAACTGCGTTGAAGCATCGTGTCAAGGCTCCTCGTCGGGGAATTCCCGGTCTGCTTCCATGATAAGAACCAACTTGTGGATTGGCCTTTCAAGATATTGATTACCACCGATTCTTCGTCCTTGTTTGTCGAGGCTGGAATTGGCTGAAGTCTCACCTTCCTGACGAGGCAATCTTTACTTCGGAAAACATCTTGAACTCTTGCTAATCTCCACAAGTTTCTTGGGACATTCTCATCCTTTAGCATGACAATGTCTCCCTTCTGCAGGTTGCGTTGTGGCTTCGTCCACTTCTTCCGCAGCTGGAGGCCTTGAAGGAATTCCTTTCCCCACTTTTCCCAAAATAGGTTGGCAAGATGTTGAACCCTTCTCCATCTCTTGCGAAGGTAGAGGTCTTCTCGCAGGAAAACGCCTGGGGGTGGCATCAATACTTTGGTTTTAATAGTTAACAGATGATTCGGAGTCAGTGGCTGGGGTGAATCAGTAGATGACATGTCATTCAGAGCAAGGGGTCTGAAATTGACTATGGCTTGGATTTCCTTCATAAGAGTCTGAAAACTCTCATCATCCAACTGACGTCCTGATTCTTCTAGCATAGATACAAGGATGTTTCGAACTGTCCGTATCTGTCGTTCCCACGAGCCACCCATGTGACTCGCGGAGGGGGGATTGAACTTAAAGCTGATCCATTCACAGTTATCTTCTAACAGTCTGGCACGAATCTTGTCTTCATTCGTCTCCTCCAGTCCTTCCTTTAGTTCACGATGCGCTCCGATAAAATTTGTTCCACAATCGGACCTTAACTGACGAACAGGGCCGCGCTCTGCTTGGAAGCGTCTTAGGGCGTTTATAAACGCATCTGTTTCCAGACTGTTAGCTGTTTCAATGTGGATAGCACGTGAAGCCATGCACGTGAAAATAACGCCGTACCGTTTGACTTCCTTCCGCCCTTCCTTAACCAAAAATGCGCTGTATGCGAACGGAGCGGCAGGTTCGACACGATCTTGAGGAAGGTCTGCTAACTTCTGTTGCTGGGGCGTTGAACGGAGCTTTCTACAGATAACACATCGTGAAACCAAATAAGACACAGCGGAGGTGCCACCTATTATCCAGTATCCTCGTTGGCGAACTTCATTGTGCGTCATACCACTGCCTTGATGTTTGATTGCTTCATGGCAGTATTGCAGAATAGCTGGGTAACGCGAGACCGTCTTGGTAAGATCACTGGATGCTTCGCTCCTTCTGATATGCTAGCATTCCTCAGGCGACCACCGACACGCAGGAGGCCATCTGTGTCAAGATACGGGTCTAGTCGATACAGACTGCTGCATTTCTTCAGATCAAGGTTGCGCTGTTTGGCATTTTTTTCTGTCACGGAATTCTACCCCTGTTTGAAGTGAAGACAAAACCTGGATTTCGTCCTTGAAGTGTTCATACTGTAAGCAGCGGATAATCTCCTTTTCAGCACGACCTATTTCTTCCATATTCACTGGTTCGTAGCATGCGGGCTTGACCCTTTCGgacttctttccttcctttagGCAGTGTTTAAAATGCAGACAGACCGCACCGGCTCGCTTTGCCCGAAACCAGTTGGAGAACCTATCCAATCTCGAAGTTTCAAAGTGATTCGGATATCCTTTACTTGTGTGTGTCATTAGAGAGGTTACTTTCTTTACTTCAGGATCGTCTGGATCCAATGGCTGTGGCTTTAGATCTATTTGTACTTGGTATGGAACGGGTCGCCACAAAAAATCTGGACCTCTAAACCAACGAGAATCATCATCGACAGGTTGCTGAGCTCTAAGACCTCGGGATGCAGCATCGGCGGGATTGGACTGCGAGCTGATATATTGCCATTGTTGAGGTTTGGTATGATCGTGAATCTGTTGAAGGCGATTAGCCACGAAAACATGGAAGCGGCTTGTTGTGTTGCTGATGTAACCTTTCACTACTTTGCTGTCTGTCCAAAAGAACTCGGACACATCTTGATAATGGAGTTCCTCTCAAAGCCACTGACTTATTTTCACGGAGACTACGGCAGCCGTCAACTCCAAGCGTGGGATTGTGACCGGCTTAAATGGTGTGACACGTGCCTTTCCCATAACCAGGGAGCAGTGAGTTTGATCACTCTCGCTTATTAGACCCAGATAGCTGCATTGACCATAGCCTGACAGGCTCGCATCGGAGAAATGATGCAACTCGACTGTTTTAATTTGGCCAAATCCTTCGGGCTTGAAGCATCTTGGAATTCTTAAGCTCTCCAGGGTACGCAACTCGCTCCTCAATCGCTCCCATCTTGGTCTCAGCTCATCGCAGATGGGTTCATCCCAGTCGGCATCGTTCCGGCACAAATCTTGCAGTATTTGTTTACCCACTAGGATCAAGGGTGCTACAGCTTGAATAACCTCCTTGTTGCTGCTAAACTTGTGTAATTTTAGGCCAGGCCTTGCGTTTTCTGAATGAGTTCGATGGCGGTATCCGCATCCTTGACTCACTTAAGTGCATCGTCGACATAAAAGTCTCTTCTCATAAAGTCAGCAGCATCTTTACCAAACTCCTTCTCCCCATCATCAGCAGCTTTCTTGAACCCATAATTTGGGCAACCTGGCGACGAGGCAGCTCCGAAAAGGTGCACCTTCATGCGATATTCTTGAGCAACTTTCTTCACATCACCTTGATCCCACCAGAAGAATCTAAGCAAATCCCTGTATTCTTCATTAACAAAGAACTGGTGGAACATTCCCTTTACATCGCACGTCAATGCAACGGTTTCCTGTCGAAACCGACAGAGAACACCCATCAGACTGTTCGTTAGATCCGGCCCTTGTAACAAGTTCTTGTTCAGTGAAACTTCCTTGTACACGGCACTACAATCGAAAACCACTCTTATTGGTGAAGGTTTAGCAGGGTGGTAAACCCCATGATGAGGGACGTAATTTATCCGGCCATTTCCAAT contains these protein-coding regions:
- the LOC137967247 gene encoding uncharacterized protein; the encoded protein is MTHNEVRQRGYWIIGGTSAVSYLVSRCVICRKLRSTPQQQKLADLPQDRVEPAAPFAYSAFLVKEGRKEVKRYGVIFTCMASRAIHIETANSLETDAFINALRRFQAERGPVRQLRSDCGTNFIGAHRELKEGLEETNEDKIRARLLEDNCEWISFKFNPPSASHMGGSWERQIRTVRNILVSMLEESGRQLDDESFQTLMKEIQAIVNFRPLALNDMSSTDSPQPLTPNHLLTIKTKVLMPPPGVFLREDLYLRKRWRRVQHLANLFWEKWGKEFLQGLQLRKKWTKPQRNLQKGDIVMLKDENVPRNLWRLARVQDVFRSKDCLVRKVRLQPIPASTNKDEESVVINILKGQSTSWFLSWKQTGNSPTRSLDTMLQRSSSTTLTFMLELFQRTQFIVFLLLL